The genomic interval CGGCTGGTCGCGGCGCGGCCGGTTGTCGTTCAGAACCCGGAGGATTCCGCTGGCGCGCACCGCCGCGAGACGTTCGGGCGTCGCCAGACCGCGGTCGGCGAGCTTCTGCATCGCGAAGAGCGACACCAGATCGGACTTCATCTCCTCGACCGCGTCGGCCCAGCTCGCGAGCGCCGGATCGAGCTCACGCCCGTCGCGTGTCCACTCGGGCCCCAGATAGTGCCCGATCTCGTGCCAGAGGGTGCGTTGGAAGCCGCCGCTGCCGCCGTCACCGCCGAGCCCGCCGCGCGACGCCGGCGCGATCGCCGCGTTCCAGCGCCTTTGCGCGTTGGCGAAGAGATCGGGGTTCTTCATGATGTTGGCGCGCATCAGGATGATGCGGCCATAGCGGCGCGAGAACAGCGGATCGTTCGGGAGGTTCGTCGCCGTGTTCGTGCCGCGCGCCTGCCCGAAGTCGGCGATCACCTCGTAGACCCCGATCGGGATCTCCGGGCGCACCCGCTTCTTCGGTGAGTAGGGCAGCGCATCCTCGATCTCCTGCAGACTCCCGAGCGACTTCGCGAGCTCGGCGGTCGCCGCTTCGTCGCGCAACAGGAGGCTCATCGACGGAAACGCCTTCACCCCGAAAAGCGCGTCGTCGTAGGTCTCGTACGAACCGATCTGGGCGTTCAAGCGGCCGAAGCGCCCGGTCACCCAGGCGGCGTCGCCGCTCTCGTAGTCGTTCGACAGCAGGTCGCGGGCGCGGTTGCGGAGGTAGCCCGCGAACTCGGCGTCGTCGGCCGCCACCGCGTCGGCGGCGTGGAGGAGAGAAAGATAGGCGGTCGTGAGCGGACGCGCCCAGGCCACGGCCTGCGGCACGGCATAGAGCACCTTCGGGTCGGGATGCTCGGCGAGCGCCGCGAGCTTGCCGACGAGGAACGGGTGGAGCCCGGCGACGAGCGGCACGCGCTGCAGCGTGTCGAGATCCGCGGCCAGGGCCTCGGCGGTGGCGCGCCGCACGACGGTGCGCTCGCCCAGAATCGACGGACGCTCCGCCGGACGGGCGGCGAGGAAGGCCTCGACCTCGACGGCGGTGATCCCCGCAGGATAGACGTTCTTGCCCGGCGTCTCCGCGGCGACGGCGAGGAACGGGACGCGCCGGTTGTCGAGGGTGGTGGCGATCGGACCCTGGAAGAGCCGGAAGAGACGCGCGGCGTCCGACTCCACCGGCGCCTCCGCGGTTCCGGCGGTTGGGGTGCGGGCCTCGTCGAGCAAACGGAGGCGTTCGCGCTCGGCCTCGGGGTGGCGGGCCTCCTCGTAGAGGCGCTGCAGGATGCCGCCGACCTGGAGGAGATGGTTCACCGCCGCGCGTTCCCCGGGAGTGAGGTGCGCGAGATCCGGCGCGAGGCGCAGCGTCGCCGTCTTCTGCAGGATCGCCGCCCTCTCTGCCGGGGCGAGGGTGGGGGTCGGCGTCGGAGGCGCGACCTGGGCGGCGGGCTCGGCGGCGCCGAGGAGCGTGGCAGCGGCCAGCGGGGCCAGGCTGAGGGCGGCGAGGAGCGGAGCTCTCATGGCTTTCCTTTCGTCTTCGCATGCGCGAACAGGTAGTCGGCGGCGACCTGGGCGTAGGCACGCACGCCGGTCGGGAGCGCCGACTCGTCGACGTAGAACAGTGGTGAGTGGTTGCCCGCCGCGGTGGCCAGCCCGGCCGGCGGAGTGATGCCGAGAAAGAGGAAGACTCCGGGCACTCGCTGGGCGTAGAGCGAGAAGTCCTCCGATGCCGTGATCTTCGATGCCTCGCGCACCCGCGCGGGCGCCACGCGCTCGAGCGTCGGGAGGAACTGGTCCACGAGGCGGGCGTCGTTGGCGGTCACCGGATAGCCGGGTTCGAAAGTCACTTTGGCGGTGGCGCCGTAGCCCTCCGCGACGCGCTCGACCATCCGCCGCATGCGCTTCTCGAGGTCGGTGCGCATCGCCTCGTCGAAGGTGCGCATCGTGCCCACGAGCCGGGCGCGATCGGGGATGATGTTGCTGCGCACCCCGGCGTCGAACTGGCCGACCGTGATGACGACCGGCTCGTGGGTGAGGTCGGACTCGCGCGACACCAGCGTCTGGAGCGCGGTGACGATGGCGCTTCCGGCGACGATCGGGTCGATTCCGGACCACGGCTTCGAGCCGTGCGCCTGCCTGCCCTGGATCTCGATCTCGAAGCGGTCGCCGGCCGCCAGCAGCGAACCGCGGCGGTAGCCCAGGAGACCGCTCTCGAGGCCGGCGAAGGCGTGGATGCCGAAGACGGCGTCGACCTTCGGATCGTCGAGCGCCCCTTCGGCGATCATGCGCTCGGCGCCGGCGATCCCTTCGGCGGCCGGCACGCCCTCTTCAGCCGGCTGGAAGAGCAGCACGACGCGCCCCGGCAGGCGATCGCGCAGGCCGGCCAGAACCTCGGCGGCGGCGAGGAGCATCGCGGTATGGGCGTCGTGACCGCAGGCGTGCATCACCGGCACGGTCTTGCCCTCGTAGGTGCCGGCGGCGCGACTCGCGAACGGCAGGTCGACCTCCTCCCGGACCGGCAACGCATCCATGTCGGCGCGCAGCGCGATCGTCGCGCCCGGAAGCCTTCCGGAGACGACCGCGACGACGCCGGTACCGGCGATCGGGCGCGGCTCGAGCCCCATCGCCGCGAGGCGCGCGGTCACGAACTTCGCCGTCTCGACCTCGCGACCGGAGAGCTCGGGGTTCTGATGCAGGTGGCGGCGCCACTCGATCAGCTTGCCCTCGACCGCCGCTGCCCTGCGGTCGATCTCGGCGGCGAGGGGGCTGGCGACGGCCGGGCGCGCGGTATCCGCGCCGGCGCCGAGCGCAGGAGGCGGGGTCGCGAGCTGGAGCGCGAAAAGACCAGTAAGGGAAAAGAGCAGGCCGGCGCTGTGGCGGGTCGGGCTGGGCATTGGGGAAGGCTATGACAGATGCGTCTCTGTCCGATCGGAGGTCTGTCTTGAGGCAGTGGCGTCGACGGCCGGTTGCGGCTAGGGTTGCGGTACTTCACTGCAGGAACTCAACCGGGAGGTATCCATGTTCCAGAGGCATCTGGTCATCGCCATGCTTTTCGTATCGGCATCGCAGGGCGCAGTGGTCGCCGAGGGCGGCCACACCATCGAAGGGCTCGGCGCAGTCTCGTTTCCGGTGAGCTGCCGCCCCGAGCTCCAGCCGGCATTCGAGCGCGGGGTCGCTTTGTTGCATTCCTTCGAGTACGTCGCCGCGCGGGAAGCTTTCGAGAGAGTGAGCGCGGACGACCCGGCCTGTGCGATGGCGCACTGGGGGGTCTCCATGAGCCACTTTCACCCGCTCTGGGCCGCGCCGACCGCCGCGGAGCTCGCGGCGGGGCTCGCGGCGAGCACGCGCGCGGCCGAGCTTGCCGGCGCCGCTCCGGCCAGCAGGGGCACCGAGCGGGAAAGCGGATACATCGCGGCGATCGGCAGCTTCTGGTCCGACGCCGCCGCGGCGGACCACAAGACCCGTACAGCCCGCTATCGCGACGCCATGGCGGCGCTTTCGCTGCGATTCCCCGAGGATGCCGACGCGGCGGTCTTCCACGCCCTGGCGATCCTCGGCACGGCGCCGCCGGCCGATCCGGAGCACAGGATGCAGAAGCAGGCGGCGGCGATTCTCTCGAGCTGGCTGCCCAGGCTGCCGAATCACCCCGGCATCACCCACTATTCGATTCACGCCTTCGATTCGCCGGAGCTCGCCTACCTGGGTCTCGACGCCGCGCGCCGCTATGCGCGCATCGCCCCGGCGGCGGCGCATGCGCTGCACATGCCGTCGCACATCTTCGTCCGGCTGGGACTCTGGCCGGAGACGATCGCATCGAACCTCGATGCGGCAGCGTCGGCGCGCGCCGCGATCGCGCGAACCGGTTCCGGCAGGGTCGCGCTCGAGGAGCTTCACGCGCTCGACTATCTCGAGTACGCCTACCTCCAGGCCGGGGACGACGAGCGGGCGCGCGCTGTCGCCGAACAGGTGGCGCGAACGACGTCGATCGAGGCGGCGGTGCTCCAGGCGACGTACGGCCTCGCCGCCATCCCGGCGCGATATGCACTCGAGCGCCGGCAGTGGTCGGAGGCCGCGGCTCTCGAGCTGCCCACGAACCTCGGCGTGGACTGGGCGAAGTTCCCGCAGATGGCGGCGATCAACTCGTACGCGCGTGCGGTCGGCGCGGCGAAGATCGGCGACCTGGTCGCCGCAGGGACTGCGCTCTCGGAGCTCGCAGCGTTCCACCAGAGCCTGGTGAAGGCGCCTCCTCCGGGGCCCTACGACTGGGCCGCGAGCGTCGAGTCGCTGCGGCTCGCCGCGGCCGGTTGCCTCGCGCAGGCGCGCGGCAACACCGCCGAAGCGTTGACGCTCCTCCGGGCGGGCGCCGATCTGGGGGACAAAGTGGGCAAGCACCCGGTGACGCCCGGCACGGTCCTGCCGCAGCGCGAGCTCCTCGCCGACCTGCTGCTCGAGCTCGGCCGGCCGCGCGAGGCGCTCGCGGAGTACGAGGCCAGCCTCGGCGTCGCCCCCAACCGGCTCCACGCGCTGGCTGGTGCCGCGCGTGCCGCCGATCTTGCGGGTGAGGCCAATCGAGCGCGCACCTTCGCCAATCTGGTGGCGGCGCTCGCGAGCCCGGCGTCGACCCGGCCGGAGGTCGTGGCGGCGCGCGCTCTCGTTGGCAGGTAGCCCGGGTTCGAAGGTGGAGATCGGGAGAGCTGAAACCGGCCGGAGTCCGGGGCATCCAACAGGGGAGAAGAGGAGCCCGACCGATGAACCGATCGCGAGCTTTCACGCTGTGGCTGTCCCTGTCTGCCGTCCTTCTGGCCGCCGCGCCGGCCGCGGCCCTGACGCCAATCAACAAGACGCTCTTCGGCGGCCTGGCGATCGACGGCTACGACCCAGTGGCCTACTTCACCGATGGCAGGCCGATCGAAGGCAGCAAGGAGCACGCGTTCGAATGGAACGGCGCCACCTGG from Thermoanaerobaculia bacterium carries:
- a CDS encoding NUDIX hydrolase; translation: MRAPLLAALSLAPLAAATLLGAAEPAAQVAPPTPTPTLAPAERAAILQKTATLRLAPDLAHLTPGERAAVNHLLQVGGILQRLYEEARHPEAERERLRLLDEARTPTAGTAEAPVESDAARLFRLFQGPIATTLDNRRVPFLAVAAETPGKNVYPAGITAVEVEAFLAARPAERPSILGERTVVRRATAEALAADLDTLQRVPLVAGLHPFLVGKLAALAEHPDPKVLYAVPQAVAWARPLTTAYLSLLHAADAVAADDAEFAGYLRNRARDLLSNDYESGDAAWVTGRFGRLNAQIGSYETYDDALFGVKAFPSMSLLLRDEAATAELAKSLGSLQEIEDALPYSPKKRVRPEIPIGVYEVIADFGQARGTNTATNLPNDPLFSRRYGRIILMRANIMKNPDLFANAQRRWNAAIAPASRGGLGGDGGSGGFQRTLWHEIGHYLGPEWTRDGRELDPALASWADAVEEMKSDLVSLFAMQKLADRGLATPERLAAVRASGILRVLNDNRPRRDQPYQLMQLVQFNWFLDKGLLTTTADGFLEIHDEKYAATVASLLEESIALQLGGDPAAAEKFFTRWTDWQPGLHEAIGKRMRDAQTTRFNLVRYAALGE
- a CDS encoding amidohydrolase: MPSPTRHSAGLLFSLTGLFALQLATPPPALGAGADTARPAVASPLAAEIDRRAAAVEGKLIEWRRHLHQNPELSGREVETAKFVTARLAAMGLEPRPIAGTGVVAVVSGRLPGATIALRADMDALPVREEVDLPFASRAAGTYEGKTVPVMHACGHDAHTAMLLAAAEVLAGLRDRLPGRVVLLFQPAEEGVPAAEGIAGAERMIAEGALDDPKVDAVFGIHAFAGLESGLLGYRRGSLLAAGDRFEIEIQGRQAHGSKPWSGIDPIVAGSAIVTALQTLVSRESDLTHEPVVITVGQFDAGVRSNIIPDRARLVGTMRTFDEAMRTDLEKRMRRMVERVAEGYGATAKVTFEPGYPVTANDARLVDQFLPTLERVAPARVREASKITASEDFSLYAQRVPGVFLFLGITPPAGLATAAGNHSPLFYVDESALPTGVRAYAQVAADYLFAHAKTKGKP